The Oxalobacteraceae bacterium OTU3CINTB1 genome includes a window with the following:
- a CDS encoding TonB-dependent siderophore receptor, which translates to MNRHRPQGRPHQVSIIVNTGLVALAACVVAAPATAQQRAYNIPPSTLEDALSSFGREAGILLSFSPDSTARLRSAGLQGNHTIEQGLEALLAGTGLRATRQPNGSYLLSKAPARPLPATATLPAVTVTGELERETAAGPVNGYVATRSATGTKTNTALREIPQSISVIGRAEMEARGALDIMDVVAQTPGIAVAAYGPDNRGWEYISLRGFPGNSSSYRDGLPQTQFGVVYRMTEPWGLERVEVLRGPASVLFGQGDAGGVINRVSKTPGADPRREIEVQYGSFNRKQVAVDVGGAVGDDGALAYRVLGLALDSDDQDRYPDGDRINRSRAYLAPSLRWQADASTSLTLLTEFIKDKSDEDPYYVNFPAAGGIRHIKYGDPSFSRFKQDQYSVGYQLEHAFNDSWSLRQNARHSDIAIERNALWGDALEADGHTLSRSTRSWDDRLKQTSLDSQLHGALRAGGAEHAVLFGLDWNHTDGSAYRFRGAAPGLDLLNPLYGMAIPAPRTPTADFTQKMDQVGLYAQDQIRFGGRWVATVGGRQDHVASVTANRLNASRATQSDDAFSGRAGLSYLIGQGWAPYVSYANSFLPVGGADASNNPFKPSRGKQVEAGVKYQPDGGASLFTVALFDLRKTNVVTYDNITGDARQIGKQRSRGLEVEAKAALTRQLSATASFTALHLKVLESADATEVGKVPATVPERTASVWLDYALGGGFGVGGGLNYVGERPNDEVNSNNESAFTLLNASLRYDTGPWRFALTASNALDRKYNTICYHGECYMGRELTVVASARYHW; encoded by the coding sequence ATGAATCGTCATCGTCCGCAAGGCCGGCCCCATCAGGTATCCATCATCGTCAACACCGGCCTGGTCGCGCTGGCCGCCTGTGTGGTGGCCGCGCCCGCCACGGCGCAACAGCGCGCCTACAACATTCCGCCCTCCACGCTGGAGGACGCCTTAAGCAGCTTCGGCCGCGAGGCCGGCATCCTGCTGTCGTTCAGCCCCGATAGCACAGCCAGGCTGCGCAGCGCCGGTCTGCAGGGCAACCACACCATCGAGCAGGGGCTCGAGGCGCTGCTGGCCGGCACCGGCCTGCGGGCGACGCGCCAGCCCAACGGCAGCTATCTGTTGTCGAAGGCGCCGGCGCGGCCGCTGCCGGCCACCGCCACGCTGCCTGCCGTGACCGTCACAGGTGAACTGGAGCGGGAAACGGCCGCCGGCCCGGTCAACGGCTACGTCGCCACCCGTAGCGCCACCGGCACCAAGACCAACACGGCGCTGCGCGAGATTCCGCAGTCGATCTCGGTGATCGGCCGCGCCGAGATGGAGGCGCGCGGCGCGCTTGACATCATGGACGTGGTCGCGCAGACGCCGGGTATCGCGGTGGCCGCCTACGGCCCCGACAACCGTGGCTGGGAATACATTTCGCTGCGCGGCTTTCCCGGCAACTCCAGCAGCTACCGCGATGGCCTGCCGCAGACGCAATTCGGCGTTGTCTACCGCATGACCGAGCCGTGGGGACTGGAGCGGGTCGAAGTGCTGCGCGGACCGGCCTCGGTGCTGTTCGGCCAGGGCGACGCGGGCGGCGTCATCAACCGGGTCAGCAAGACACCCGGCGCCGATCCCAGGCGCGAGATCGAGGTGCAATATGGCAGCTTCAACCGCAAGCAGGTCGCGGTCGATGTGGGCGGCGCGGTCGGCGACGACGGCGCGCTGGCCTACCGGGTGCTGGGCCTCGCGCTCGACAGCGACGACCAGGACCGCTATCCCGATGGCGACCGCATCAACCGTAGCCGCGCCTACCTGGCGCCGTCGCTGCGCTGGCAGGCCGACGCGTCCACCTCGCTGACGCTGCTGACCGAGTTCATCAAGGACAAATCCGACGAAGACCCGTATTACGTCAATTTCCCCGCGGCCGGCGGCATCCGCCACATCAAGTACGGCGACCCTTCGTTCAGCCGCTTCAAACAGGACCAGTACTCGGTCGGGTACCAACTCGAGCACGCTTTCAACGACAGCTGGTCGCTGCGCCAGAACGCCCGCCACAGCGACATCGCGATCGAACGCAACGCCTTGTGGGGCGACGCGCTGGAGGCCGACGGCCACACGCTGTCGCGCAGCACGCGCTCGTGGGACGACCGGCTCAAGCAGACATCGCTTGATTCCCAGTTACATGGCGCGCTGCGCGCGGGCGGCGCCGAGCACGCCGTGCTGTTCGGCCTGGACTGGAATCATACCGACGGCAGCGCGTACCGCTTTCGCGGCGCCGCGCCCGGGTTGGACCTGCTCAATCCGCTCTATGGCATGGCGATCCCCGCGCCGCGCACGCCGACCGCCGACTTCACGCAGAAAATGGACCAGGTCGGCCTCTATGCGCAGGACCAGATCCGCTTCGGCGGGCGCTGGGTCGCCACCGTCGGCGGCCGCCAGGACCACGTCGCCAGCGTGACGGCCAACCGCCTCAACGCCAGCCGCGCCACGCAGAGCGACGACGCCTTCAGCGGCCGGGCCGGCCTGAGCTATCTGATCGGGCAGGGATGGGCGCCCTATGTCAGCTACGCCAACTCGTTCCTGCCGGTCGGCGGCGCCGACGCCAGCAACAATCCGTTCAAGCCCAGCCGTGGCAAGCAGGTCGAGGCGGGCGTGAAGTACCAGCCGGACGGCGGCGCCAGCCTGTTCACGGTGGCGCTGTTCGATTTGCGCAAGACCAATGTCGTCACCTACGACAATATCACCGGCGACGCCCGCCAGATCGGCAAGCAGCGCTCGCGCGGACTGGAAGTGGAGGCCAAGGCGGCGTTGACCCGTCAACTGAGCGCCACCGCATCGTTCACCGCGCTGCACTTGAAAGTGCTTGAGAGCGCCGACGCCACCGAGGTCGGCAAGGTTCCGGCCACCGTCCCCGAGCGCACCGCCTCGGTGTGGCTGGACTACGCGCTGGGCGGCGGCTTCGGAGTCGGGGGAGGGCTCAACTATGTCGGCGAGCGGCCGAACGACGAGGTCAACAGCAATAACGAAAGCGCCTTCACGCTATTGAACGCCTCGCTGCGCTACGACACGGGACCGTGGCGTTTCGCGCTCACCGCCAGCAATGCGCTGGACAGGAAATACAACACGATCTGCTACCACGGCGAATGCTACATGGGGCGCGAGCTTACCGTCGTGGCATCCGCCAGGTACCACTGGTAA
- a CDS encoding FecR domain-containing protein, with amino-acid sequence MSSVAERPLPPEVALRAVEWLVDLQAENISAESLEALRRWRAAHPDHERAWQRIESVNGKFQLAASVQREVAHAALTPPSSARRRKALASLTVLLFAGGVTWTVRDRTRWAEWTADQRTATGERRTITLADGGTLALNSGSAVNIAYTASERRVRLIAGEILVSTAKDAGGRPFLIETDHGIARALGTRYAVRLLESSTDVAVYAGAVRVEPRAPGAPSRLLGAGARARFTFNAVGAHSVANPDSIAWTDGFIVAKSMRLGDFLSELSRYSALSMSCAPEVAHLRVSGSYPLADIDRVLETLAALLSLRIETVTRFWGLQTVGVRFDRVGRISG; translated from the coding sequence ATGTCTTCGGTAGCTGAGCGGCCGCTGCCGCCCGAGGTGGCTCTGCGCGCGGTCGAGTGGCTGGTCGACCTGCAAGCGGAGAACATTTCTGCCGAATCCCTGGAGGCCTTGCGGCGCTGGCGCGCCGCCCATCCCGACCACGAACGGGCTTGGCAGCGCATCGAGTCGGTCAATGGCAAGTTCCAGCTGGCGGCGTCGGTGCAACGCGAGGTGGCCCATGCGGCCCTGACACCGCCGTCGTCGGCAAGGCGCCGCAAAGCGCTGGCCTCGCTGACGGTGCTCTTGTTCGCCGGCGGCGTCACCTGGACCGTGCGCGACCGAACCCGCTGGGCCGAGTGGACCGCCGACCAGCGCACCGCGACAGGCGAACGCCGAACCATCACGCTGGCCGACGGCGGCACGCTGGCGCTCAATTCCGGCAGTGCCGTCAATATCGCTTATACCGCCAGCGAGCGGCGCGTGCGCCTCATCGCCGGCGAGATTCTGGTCAGCACCGCCAAGGACGCCGGCGGCCGCCCCTTCCTGATTGAGACGGACCACGGCATAGCGCGGGCCTTGGGCACGCGCTATGCGGTCCGTCTACTGGAATCGTCGACCGATGTCGCCGTGTACGCCGGTGCGGTACGCGTCGAACCGCGCGCGCCGGGAGCGCCGTCGCGGCTGCTCGGTGCCGGCGCTCGAGCGCGGTTCACCTTTAATGCAGTCGGCGCGCATTCCGTCGCCAATCCCGATAGCATCGCCTGGACCGACGGCTTCATCGTTGCCAAGTCGATGCGACTGGGCGATTTCCTGTCGGAGCTAAGCCGGTATAGCGCGCTGTCGATGTCCTGCGCGCCGGAGGTCGCCCACTTGCGCGTCTCCGGCTCGTATCCGCTGGCCGACATCGACCGCGTGCTCGAGACCCTCGCCGCGTTGCTGTCGTTACGGATCGAAACGGTCACGCGCTTCTGGGGCTTACAAACCGTAGGCGTCAGGTTTGATCGTGTAGGGCGGATTAGCGGGTGA
- a CDS encoding sigma-70 family RNA polymerase sigma factor — MLLQQNDTLYTDHHGWLKDWLRRKLGDSHTAADLAHDTFMRLLSRDQVGVLNEPRAFLTTVAKRVLANHWRRQQLEQAYLEALAMVPEACAPSEEDRAILLETLHEIDRMLDGLPAPVRRAFLLTQLDGLNHADVARAMGISITTVKRYLVRAARQCYFADVFGS; from the coding sequence ATGTTACTTCAGCAGAACGATACGCTCTACACAGACCATCATGGATGGCTCAAGGACTGGCTGCGCCGTAAGCTGGGGGACTCCCATACCGCCGCCGACTTGGCGCACGACACTTTCATGCGGCTGCTGAGCCGAGACCAAGTTGGGGTTCTCAATGAGCCGCGGGCATTTCTGACCACGGTGGCAAAGCGGGTACTGGCCAATCACTGGCGCCGGCAGCAGTTGGAGCAGGCTTATCTGGAGGCGTTGGCGATGGTGCCAGAGGCCTGCGCGCCATCCGAGGAGGACCGTGCGATCCTGCTTGAAACGCTGCATGAAATCGACCGCATGCTCGATGGCTTGCCGGCGCCCGTGCGGCGCGCGTTTCTGCTCACCCAGCTCGATGGTTTGAACCACGCCGATGTAGCCCGGGCCATGGGCATCTCCATCACCACCGTGAAACGCTATCTGGTACGCGCCGCGCGGCAATGCTATTTCGCCGATGTCTTCGGTAGCTGA
- a CDS encoding DUF2157 domain-containing protein, giving the protein MNLRVAILALADKHNLSPDAGRQLRQLAALDAPPPSLLRYLPFVLALLAAVLVGLGIVFWVAANWDALPRTFRFILIEAIVVSTLVGAWRFSVARVPLSLLGFIACGGLFAYFGQTYQTGADPWQLFALWAALTLPLCLGVRHDVLWVSWVIVALTAVQLFFQAQTNGWWWSSGISLQSSLGSWVPALMLALLFRFAPRAWVGVGEGTGTGPWPVRLSMIYAIIGLVAMSVRSLFYVAGSGFYPISLLIVATLAFVFSRHRLFDIFVLSALGLGANVLAVCGLIQLLVWAPGDAIGSLLLIGCVSAGMLAGTVKLIVHLARVQTGEHIL; this is encoded by the coding sequence ATGAATCTCCGCGTCGCGATACTCGCCCTGGCCGACAAGCACAACCTGTCGCCTGACGCCGGCCGGCAGCTCAGGCAACTTGCCGCACTGGACGCGCCGCCGCCATCGCTGCTGCGCTACTTGCCATTCGTCTTGGCCCTGCTGGCCGCAGTGCTGGTTGGACTCGGGATCGTATTCTGGGTAGCCGCCAACTGGGACGCGCTGCCGCGCACTTTCCGCTTCATCTTGATCGAGGCGATCGTGGTCTCTACACTGGTTGGCGCCTGGCGCTTCTCCGTGGCGAGGGTACCGCTCTCCTTGCTGGGCTTTATCGCTTGCGGTGGCCTGTTCGCCTACTTTGGCCAAACCTACCAAACCGGCGCCGATCCTTGGCAACTCTTCGCTCTATGGGCGGCGCTCACCCTGCCCCTGTGCCTGGGCGTGCGGCACGACGTGCTGTGGGTATCATGGGTGATCGTAGCCCTGACGGCGGTCCAGCTGTTTTTCCAGGCGCAGACCAACGGCTGGTGGTGGAGCTCCGGGATATCCCTCCAAAGCAGCCTGGGCTCATGGGTACCGGCCTTGATGCTGGCCCTCTTGTTCAGGTTCGCACCGCGCGCCTGGGTCGGCGTCGGAGAAGGGACCGGGACTGGCCCCTGGCCCGTGCGTTTAAGCATGATTTACGCGATCATCGGCCTGGTGGCAATGTCCGTGCGCAGCCTGTTTTACGTCGCAGGCAGTGGCTTCTATCCAATCTCGCTGCTTATCGTCGCGACCCTCGCCTTTGTCTTCAGCAGGCACAGGTTGTTTGATATTTTTGTGCTCAGCGCGCTCGGCCTCGGCGCCAACGTACTGGCCGTGTGTGGCTTGATACAACTGCTGGTCTGGGCACCTGGCGATGCGATCGGCTCGTTGCTGCTGATTGGATGCGTCTCCGCCGGCATGCTGGCCGGTACCGTCAAACTGATCGTCCACCTGGCGCGCGTGCAGACCGGGGAGCACATCTTATGA
- a CDS encoding GDYXXLXY domain-containing protein: MTALGAWLAAVPLLGVLFMIFGDALDRGVLCYVFGGVFLYSAVHVLRSRTVSPFVEQLGLPVLLVGGALLVYGLFRDLPYVAAEALLLLVIVGTAWLVPQHWLRVLLGALAATVFVLLGGTLIALVLWLIVTYVADTRAPSGQSARKIILLEAMSNGWILLALAALVYDSGATFLSPATLGHLQDASEVVGQRDTLAKVVSALLAIAGAAWLGRCWPALRAARYTAAAAMLALMSWLIPGLGAALLALSACVGSGRWRLAVASAIAASWIVGTFYYQLDVSLATKAAILAAMGGAFGVIAWLSWNAGARDAPATSAPMPSPAITAAQRAGIAASLLLTLVVSNGAIWQKEALISSGRPVFIELAPVDPRSLMQGDYMALNFQMPALDREDIATLRRAMVIAKVDGRGVAVMQGLASNKTLAQDEILVELVQTGSGLRPATNAWYFKEGEAQRWSKAKYGEFRVDDTGRALLVNLRGPALEKL; encoded by the coding sequence ATGACGGCGCTTGGCGCATGGCTGGCGGCCGTGCCGTTGCTGGGCGTTTTGTTCATGATCTTCGGCGACGCCCTGGACCGAGGCGTGCTCTGCTACGTATTTGGTGGCGTCTTCTTGTATAGCGCCGTTCACGTCTTACGATCCCGTACCGTATCGCCGTTTGTCGAGCAATTGGGTTTGCCGGTTCTGCTGGTCGGCGGCGCCCTGCTCGTGTACGGCTTGTTCCGCGACCTGCCCTATGTAGCGGCCGAAGCGTTGCTGCTCCTGGTCATCGTCGGTACGGCGTGGCTGGTTCCGCAGCACTGGTTGCGCGTGCTTCTGGGCGCGCTCGCCGCCACAGTCTTCGTCCTCTTGGGCGGCACATTGATTGCGCTGGTGCTGTGGCTCATCGTTACGTACGTCGCCGACACCCGCGCGCCGTCGGGCCAGAGTGCGCGCAAGATAATATTACTCGAAGCCATGTCCAACGGCTGGATCCTGCTAGCCCTGGCGGCATTGGTTTACGATTCCGGAGCGACATTCCTTTCCCCTGCTACGCTGGGGCATTTGCAGGACGCCAGCGAAGTGGTTGGGCAGCGAGATACGCTGGCCAAGGTGGTCTCAGCTCTGTTGGCAATCGCCGGCGCCGCTTGGCTCGGCCGCTGCTGGCCCGCGCTGCGCGCTGCGCGCTACACGGCGGCGGCCGCGATGCTGGCGTTGATGTCCTGGCTGATACCCGGTCTGGGCGCGGCCCTGCTGGCACTGTCGGCTTGCGTTGGCAGCGGCCGCTGGCGCCTGGCGGTTGCCAGCGCGATTGCGGCGTCGTGGATTGTCGGCACCTTCTACTACCAGCTGGACGTTTCCTTGGCCACCAAAGCCGCCATTCTGGCCGCCATGGGCGGGGCGTTTGGCGTGATCGCATGGTTGAGCTGGAACGCAGGCGCGCGCGACGCCCCCGCCACGTCGGCGCCCATGCCGTCCCCTGCCATCACGGCGGCGCAGCGCGCGGGCATCGCCGCGTCGCTGTTGTTGACCTTGGTGGTCTCCAATGGCGCAATCTGGCAAAAGGAAGCGCTAATCAGCAGCGGCAGGCCTGTATTTATCGAACTGGCGCCCGTCGATCCGCGTTCGCTGATGCAGGGCGACTATATGGCGCTCAATTTCCAGATGCCGGCCCTGGACAGGGAAGACATCGCGACATTACGGCGCGCCATGGTTATCGCAAAAGTCGACGGCCGGGGCGTGGCGGTGATGCAGGGTTTGGCCAGTAACAAGACGCTGGCGCAGGACGAAATCCTCGTCGAGCTGGTGCAGACGGGAAGCGGCCTGCGCCCCGCCACCAATGCCTGGTATTTCAAGGAGGGCGAAGCGCAGCGCTGGTCAAAAGCGAAGTACGGGGAATTCCGGGTTGATGACACGGGGCGGGCGCTGCTGGTCAATCTGCGTGGCCCTGCGCTGGAAAAGCTGTAA